GACAAAGCGGTTGCCCCTGCGGTATTCGTTGTGGAGGAAGCCCAGCATGGGCGGCGCCCCGTGGAGAGCGCGGTAGCCGCGGGCGAAGCCGGGGTCGGAGAGGATGGCGCGCCAGCCCCTGcagacggcggcggcgcggatgaGGCTCCTGGGGTCGTCCGCCAGCAGGCGCATGAAGACCGCGCGCATGGCATCGTCAACCAGCGCCGGCGGACTCAGCGGCATCGCCATGGGGGTGATGACCTTTTCAATGCCCTGTTCATCATGCACCTTGTTGACTAGTCTGTATGTACCTCCAGTGCAGAACCTCGCGTAGGGCATGACCTTTTCAATGCTAAATTCACCCACCTTGTTGGCTCGGCCTGAATTAAGCTCAACTGCATAACACCCAGCCGGTGTTCTCAGGAAGATGACCCTAACTCCTTCCGCGAAACCAACCGTCCACACGTCCGAGCTCGACATGTCCAAGAGGGCACGACGAGGGAGCAACGGCTCAAGCTCAACGACCCTGCGTCGCGCCCATGCCGCAGCTCCTCTAGGACCAGCCTCCATTGACAATAGATAGAGTCTAGGCTTGAGCACGGACGCAAACAGCAGCATGCCGTCCTCCACACCGATGAGGTAAAGGAATCCTTGGCCCAGGCTCTCTGGCACATTGATCACAGATAGTTGTTGCTCACGAATGTTGAACTCCACGACACTGTCACACTCATAACTGGGGACATAGACCATATCTCCCACCACAGCAGTGTGCCCTCCGTCATCGATGCGCAAACCAGGACTCTGAACAGAGATCATGTGGCTCCACTGACGAGTCTCCGACGAGTAGACAGTGGCGAGGGCAATGCCTCCTTCCTCCACAGAGCCCACCAAGGCCACGAGGAAAGGGCCGCCATGGCAGTCGAGGTGGTCACACCGATCTTTGGCGCAGAGCACCGTGGCATTACAGCGCATCCCAGTCCCGCTGAAGAAGTCGTCGGGGCCGTCGCCCGGCCAGTGCATGATGTCGCGGCACTTGGGGTCGTCGTCGATGTCCCACCAGTCGCCGGTGACGAGGTCGCGGGCTTCAAGAGGGGGGTCGTATGCAGGAGCGTAGAGGAGGACGAGGCCGTGCCGGGAGTCGAGGACCTGGCAGTCTGGGCGGTCCTGCGACGCCCGCCGGCGGAAGGTCGAAGTGGGGACGAAGCGGTTGCCCCTGCGGTACTCGTTGTGGAGGAAGCCGAGCATGGGCGGCGCCCCGTGGAGCGCGCGGTAGCCGTGGGCGAAGCCGGGGTCGGAGAGGATGGCGCGCCAGCTCCTGCagacggcggcggcgcggacgaggCTCCTCGGATCGTCCGCCGGCAGGCGCGTGAAGACCGCGCGCATGGCGTCGTCGACCGGCGCCGGCGGCCTCATCGCCATGGGGGTGGCGGGCGCCGAGCGAGCAGGGGGGGCGTGGAGATCGGGATGATGGCCCGTCGGCCGTCGGGAGTTGGGGAGGGATGGGGAAAAAGATGCGGTTGCGGCGGCTTGAGTCGGGGGTGGGGGCGTGACCTAGGCTTAGCAGTCCAGTCCAGACATCTCTAATTGGGCCGGGAGGGCTTGTACTCAACATCTGGGCCGGGATGAATTCGGCTTCTTCGGTTTAACCTGTTAAGAAAATCAACAAAAAAAAAAACCTGttaagaaaaagggtttcccccgctttgtattacaaagcaaccatcgATACAACTAATGATAGGTGCTGGGGCGAAAGCAGCACAATCAGGCCCAaaaggaaagaaagagaaaaaagaaaagaaacaaatgccgataacGGCGGATCGACAAAAACGACGAAGCCTCGCGACCGCTGCGTCCACCAGAAATCACCCCCCAAGCTCCGAGACTCCGAAGCGCCGGTACCCATCACCACCTTcaagaagggacgcgacgatgacgacgctgctgccaagggtttcccccagtACGCggtgaggagagaggaagggtagccccgacgccctccaggaaggtccgctggtaccctcaggcgccaccgcgtcggtgtcggccaagccaacagggatttctcccgatcccatcctccacctcaggcactccggagctcgccaccaaaccgaccaccaccctgcgccaacaAGGACACGAAGCTTCCCACACtatctcaccacggcaccgcgaagaTGGCCTGCACAACAAAGAAggggagccgggactagggcagcaGCACCGTCAGCATactggagggccccacctccaccgtccacgACGGTAGCCGACCAGACGACAAAGCAGGAGCCTATCGGACCCGTGGCCCCACAGGCCCAGCCGGGCCCTCAGAGGCCCGGACAGCTCCCGGCTCCGCGCCTCAGCTGGCACGCCGCCGGCGTTGCTGCGCCCCGTCCGAGCTGCTTCGCCTCCTCACCACACAGACGACGACGAAGCCATGCCGGGGGCCGGCCCGcaaggacccagatggggcccgcaGGCCCCGATCTGGGTCGGGGGCGCGCCACCGGCCAACCTGCGCCACCACGCGTCACGCCGCCAAGGAGCCGCACCACCACCGCACGTGCCGCCGGCCACCATAGCCAGGACGTGGGTCGTTATCAAGCCGAGGAGCATCGCCGCTGCCCCCATGCCTTGGGCAAGGGCCGCGCCCGCGGGGACAGGAAGGCCCCGCCGCTGCCAACACCACCCGGCCAACGCCGAGGGCGCCCGTCGGTGGTGGCAGGGAAGGGAGGAGAAACGGGGGCGGCCGAAGGGGGGGCGGGGCtcgcgccgccccggccacctcccggggaGGCGGCATGGAGCGGATccgggggaagggagaggggggagggggcggggacggccggcggccggcggtggtggcggggcctaggaaggtcggcggcgggggagggagggaggaaccCTAGAGCGGGGGGAGGAGCGGGACTAGGTGAGCCTCTAGCTCTGTAGGTTGTTGTACAAGATCAACTCGAGTGTAGTTGTAGTTCTCTTCCTATAAATAATGAAGGGATGCTAATTGCTTCAATGTTTCATAGAAGTTGGCCGACCTCAAGTTCAAATCACCACCATATCTTTCGGTGACCATGGTAGGACTAGATATGGGAGGCATCGGAGAAGTGCTAATTCTTACTCGGAGCCAAGGGGCATGGGGCAGCCGCCGCAACTGAAAAAGAGCCACTGGAGGAGTAGCTGCTTCTCAACCAGCCTAGAGCCTCGCTTTAACCTGTTAAACTAACAATTTCTTGCGTGCGAGCAGGAGCGGCAGCAGCCAGACGAACGTTTGTCATAGCAAGGAGAAAAGTGCTCCCCTCTCGCTAGGGTTTGGCTCCTCTCGGCGGCGGCGATCTCTCGCGCCACCGTAGAGACCTTTgctcctgaaagtgcgttatatcgactagagggggggggtgaataggcgatttttatgaattcttcactgaggaatttgccggtgaggaaattccttagcgaagaactacttgcagcggaataagtactcagaagtaagcatagcagaatacatgcatggtcatcatgatgaaatgaagacaatcaaagagtacagaaagcataaacacaggatggcacaagatgaagacaaacagactgaagaaattgaactgaggaaattgagaaagtctttagtcaaagtcttcaaacacagatatgaacaaacagttaacacagtaatgaggaaatgaataggttgaggaaatggaaccagttaggttggtgaagacaatgatttggtagaccagttccaactgctgtctcagttgtacgtctggttggagcggctgagtatttaaactcgaggacacacagtcccggacacccaatctctgagcatgcagctcaggacaccaagtcctcaccgtattctccttgaactaaggtcacacagacctcgtccaatcactcgtggtaagtcttcaggcgacttccaaaccttcacagacttggtcactcggcgatccacaattcctcttggatgctctagaccatgacgcctaaccgtctggaagaagcacagtcttcaaaggtaacaagcgtcggatccactcaggatcaatttcttcagtgatgctcaatcactttgggtttgtaggtgtttgggtttgggtttttcctcactcgatgattttcgctcaaagtcctcggaggatgggttgctctcaaatgacaagtgtcaagttctctcggagcagccaaccagctagtggttgtagggggcggctatttatagcctagggagcagcccgacatgataagacataaatgcccttcaataatatgaccgttaggtggataagatattttggggacAGCTGGCGcacagcacaacaacggtcggaaatttgactctcaaattcctcagggctatcatgttcctcatgttgggtttcgtagtaatttcaaaaatttcctacgcacacgcaagatcatgtgctgcatagcaacgaggggagagtgttgtctacgtacccaacgcagaccgactgcggaagcgatgacacgacgtagaggaagtagtcgtacgtcttcacgatccaaccgatcaagcaccgaaactacggcacctccgagttcgagcacacgttcagctcgatgacgatccccggactccgatccagcaaagtgtcggggaagagttccgtcagcacgacggcgtggtgacgatcttgatgaactacagcagcagggcttcgcctaaactccgctacagtattatcgaggtatatggtggcagggggcaccgcacacggctaaggaatagatcacgtggatcaacttgttgttccttttgtgctagccctgcccctctatttatatgttgagccccggggtcgaaacttggagcaaaagcctcctcaaagtcggttttgcccgaaaggcaagagtcccactcggactccaggaccaaacgccacaatccttggcgtctggcccagacgccatgggcctcggcgtctggcccagggccagacgccagggtctccggcgtttggccccctggcctccgcaaaactcctttttgcaccgatctaaagcctcatgggcttgaccccttggcctaaccatatcatccaatatatgaatctttacgtctcgaccatttcgagactcctcgtcatgtccccgatctcatccgggactccgaactccttcggttcatcaaaacacgtaaactcataatataactgtcatcgtaaccttaagcgtgcggaccctacgggttcgagaacaatgtagacatgaccgagacacgtctccggtcaataaccaatagcgggacctggatgcccatattggctcctacatattctacgaagatctttatcggtcagaccgcataacaacatacgctgttccctttgtcatcggtatgttacttgcccgagattcgatcgtcggtatccaatacctagttcaatctcgttactggcaagtctctttactcgttccgtaatacatcatctcacaactaacatattagttgcagtgcttgcaaggcttatgtgatgtgcattaccgagagggcccagagatacctctccgtcaatcggagtgacaaatcctaatctcgaaatacgccaacccaacatctacttttggagacacctgtaatgctcctttataatcacccagttacgttgtgacgtttggtagcacccaaagtgttcctccggcaaacgggagttgcataatctcatagtcataggaacatgtataagtcatgaagaaagcaatagcaacatactaaacaatcaggtgctaagctaatggaatgggtcatgtcaatcagatcattcaactaatgatgtgatctcgttactcaaataacaactcattgttcatggtcaggaaacataaccatctttgattaacgagctagtcaagtagaggcatactagtgacactctggttgtctatgtattcacacatgtattatgtttccggttaatacaattctagcatgaataataaacattcatcatgaaataaggaaataaataataactttattattgcctctagggcatatttccttcagtctcccacttgcactagagtcaataatctagatcacatcaccatgtgattaacatcgatagttcacatcatcatgtgattaacacccatagttcacatcgtcatgtgaccaacacccaaagggtttactagattcggtaatctagttcacatcgctatgtgattaacacccaaagagtactaaggtgtgatcatgttttgcttgtgagagaatcttagtcaacgggcctgccaaattcagatccgtatgtattttgcaaaattctatgtctacaatgctctgcacggagctactctagctaattgctcccactttcaatatgtatccagattgagacttagaatcatctggatcagtgtcaaaaacttgcatcgacgtaaccgtttacgacgaacccttttgtcacgtccataatcgagaaacatatccttattttactaaggataattctgaccgctgtccagtgatctactcctagatcactattgtactcccttgccaaatcagtgcatggtatacaatagatctggtatacaacatgacatactttatagaacctatggccaaggcatagggaatgactttcattctctttctatcttctgccgtggccgggctttgagtcttactcaacttcacaccttgtaatacaggcaagaactctttctttgaccgctccattttgaactacttcaaaatattgtcaaggtatgtactcattgaaaaaacttatcaaacgtcttgatctatctctatagatcttgaagctcaatatgtaagcagcttcaccgaagtctttctttgaaaaattcctttcaaacactcctttatgctttacagaataattctacattatttccgatcaacaatatgtcaatcacatatatttatcagaaatgttgtagtgctcccactcacttttcttgtaaatataggcttcaccgcaagtctgtataaaactatatgctttgatcaactcatcaaagcgtatattccaactccgagatgcttgcaccagtccatagatggatcgctggagcttgcacattttgttagcacctttcggatttgacaaaaccttctagttgcatcgtatacaactcttctttattaaatccattaaggaatttagttttgtttatccatttgccagatttcataaaatgcggcaattgctaacatgattcggatagactttaagcatagatacgagtgagaatttctcatcgtagtcaacaccttgaacttgtcgaaaacctttttgcgacaattttagctttgtagatagtaacactactatcagcgtctgtcttcctcttgaagatccatttattttctatggcttgccgatcatcgggcaaatccatcaaagtccatacttttgttctcatacatggatcatatctcagatttcatggcctcaaaccattttgcggaatctgggctcatcatcgcttcctcatagttcgcaagttcgtcatggtctagtaacatgacttccagaacaggattaccgtaccactctggtgcggatctcactctggtttacctacgagattcggtagtaacttgatttgaagtttcatgatcatcatcattagcttcctcactaattggtgtaggagtcacaggaacaaatttctgtgatgatctactttccaataaaggagaaggtacaattaccttatcaagttttctactttcctcccgctcacttctttcgagagaaactccttctctagaaaggatccattctcagcaacgaatttgccttcggatctgtgatagaaggtgtacccaacatttttcttttgggtatcctatgaagacgcacttctccgatttgggtttgagcttatcaggttgaaactttttcacataagcattgcaacctcaaactttaagaaacgacaactttggtttcttgccaaaccacagttcataaggcgtcgtctcaacggattttgatggtgccctatttaacgtgaatgcagctatctctaatgcataaccccaaagcgatagtggtagatcggtaagatacatcatggattgcactatatccaataaagtacggttatgacgttcggacacaccattacattgtggtgttccaggtggcatgagtagtgaaactatttcacattgtttttaactgaaggccaaactcgtaactcaaatactcttctctacgatcagatcgtagaaactttattttcttgttacgatgatttttcacttcactctgaaattctttgaacttttcaaatgtttcagacttatgtttcatcaagtagatatactcatatctactcaaatcatttgtgaagatcaaaaaataatgatatttgtcgcgagcctcaatattcatcggaccacatacatcagtatgtatgatttccaacaaatctgttgctcgctccattgttccaaagaacagagtcttagtcatcttgcccatgaggcatggttcgcaagcatcaactgattcataatcaagtgattccaaaagcccatcagcatggagtttcttcatgcgttttacaccaaaatgacctaaacggcagtgctacaaataagttgcactatcattattaactttgcatcttttggtttcaatattatgattatgtgtatcactatgatcgagatccaacaaactattttcattgggtgtgtaaccatataaggttttattcatataaacagaacaacaatttattctcttacttaaatgaataaccgtattacaataaacatgatcaaatcatattcatgctcaacgcaaacaccaaataacacttatttaggttcaacactaatctcgaaattatagggagtgtgcgatgatgatcatatcaatcttggaaccacttccaacacacatcgtcacttcacccttaactagtctctgtttattctgcaactcccgtttcgagttactaatcttagcaactgaactagtatcaaatactgagggtttgctataaacactagtaaagtacacatcaataacatgtatatcaaatatacttatgttcactttgccatccttcttatccaccaatcacttggggtagttccgcttccagtgaccagtccctttgcagtagaagcacttagtctcaggcttaggaccagacttgggcttcttcacttgagcagcaacttgcttgctgttcttcttgaagttccccttcttccctctgccctttgaaaccagtggtcttgtctactatcaacacttgatgttttttctcgatttctaccttcgtcaatttccgcattacgaagagcttgggaatcatttccgttatcccttgcatatcatagttcatcacgaagttctactaacttggtgatggtgcctagagaattctgtcaatcactatcttatctggaagattaactcccacttgattcaagcgattgtagtactcagacaatctgggcacatgctcactagttgagcgattctcctccatcttttagctatagaacttgttggagacttcatatctctcaactcgggtatttgcttgaaatattaacttcaactcctggaacatctcatatggtccatgacgttcaaaacgtctttgaagtcccgattctaagccattaagcatggtgcactaaactatcaagtagtcatcatattgagctagctaaacgttcataacgtctgcatctgctcctgcaataggtccgtcacctagcggtgcattaaggacataattcttttgtgcagcaatgaggataaacctcagatcacggatccaatccgcatcattgctactaacatctttcaacacaattttctctaggaacatatcaaaataaacacagggaagcaacaacgcgagctattgatctacaacataatttgcaaaatactaccaggactaagttcatgataaatttaagttcaattaatcatattatttaagaactcccacttagatagacatccctctaatcctctaagtgattacgtgatccaaatcaactaaaccatgaccgatcatcacgtgagatggagtagttttcaatggtgaacatcgttatgttgatcatatctactatatgattcacgctcgacctttcggtctccgtgttccgaggccatatctgcatatgctaggctcatcaagtttaacctgagtattctgcgtgtgcaaaactggcttgcacccgttgtagatggacgtagagcttatcacacccgatcatcacgtggtgtctgggcacgacgaactttggcaacggtgcatactcaggtagaacacttcttgataatttagtgagagatcatcttataatgctaccgtcaatcaaagcaagataagatgcataaaaagataaacatcacatgcaatcaatgtaagtgatatgatatggtcatcatcatcttgtgcttgtgatctccatctccgaagcaccgtcatgatcaccatcgtcaccggcgcgacaccttgatctccatcgtagcatcgttgtcgtctcgccaatcttatgcttccacgactataactaccgtttagtaataaactaaagcattacatcgcgattgcattgcatacaataaagcgacaaccatatggctcctgccagttgccgataactcggttacaaaacatgatcatctcatacaataaaattcagcatcatgccttgaccatatcacatcacaacatgccctgcaaaaacaagttagacgtcctctactttgttgttgcatgttttacgtggctgctacgggcttaagtaagaaccaatctcacctacgcatcaaaaccacaacgatagtttgtcaaatagactccgttttaaccttctcaaggaccgggcgtagccatactcggttcaactaaagttggagagacagtcgcccgcaagccatctatgtgcaaagcacgtcaagggaaccggtctcgcgtaagcgtacgcgtaaggttggtccgggtcgtctcgtccaacaataccgccgaaccaaagtatgacatgctggtaggcagtatgacttgtatcgtccacaactcacttgtgttctactcgtgcatataacatcaacataaataacctaggctcggatgccactgttgggtttcgtagtaatttcaaaaatttcctacgcacacgcaagatcatgtgatgcatagcaacgaggggagagtgttgtctacgtacccaacgcagaccgactgcggaagcgatgacacgacgtagaggaagtagtcgtacgtcttcacgatccaaccgatcaagcaccgaaactacggcacctccgagttcgagcacacgttcagctcgatgacgatccccggactccgatccagcaaagtgtcggggaagagttccgtcagcacgacggcgtggtgacgatcttgatgaactacagcagcagggcttcgcctaaactccgctacagtattatcgaggtatatggtggcagggggcaccgcacacggctaaggaatagatcacgtggatcaacttgttgtgtctttggtgctagccctgcccctctatttatatgttgagccccggggtcgaaacttggagcaaaagcctcctcaaagtcggttttgcccaaaaggcaagagtcccactcggactccaggaccaaacgccacaatccttggcgtctggcccagacgccatgggcctcggcgtctggcccagggccagacgccagggtctccggcgtttggccccctggcctccgcaaaactcctttttgcaccgatctaaagcctcatgggcttgaccccttggcctaaccatatcatccaatatatgaatctttacgtctcgaccatttcgagactcctcgtcatgtccccgatctcatccgggactccgaactccttcggttcatcaaaacatgtaaactcataatataactgtcatcgtaaccttaagcgtgcggaccctacgggttcgagaacaatgtagacatgaccgagacacgtctccggtcaataaccaatagcgggacctggatgcccatattagctcctacatattctacgaagatctttatcggtcagaccgcataacaacatatgttgttccctttgtcatcggtatgttacttgcccgagattcgatcgtcggtatccaatacctagttcaatctcgttactggcaagtctctttactcgttccgtaatacatcatctcacaactaacatattagttgcagtgcttgcaaggcttatgtgatgtgcattaccgagagggcccagagatacctctccgacaatcggagtgacaaatcctaatctcgaaatacgccaacccaacatctacttttggagacacctgtaatgctcctttataatcacccagttacgttgtgacgtttggtagcacccaaagtgttcctccggcaaacgggagttgcataatctcatagtcataggaacatgtataagtcatgaagaaagcaatagcaacatactaaatgatcaggtgctaagctaatggaatgggtcatgtcaatcagatcattcaactaatgatgtgatctcgttactcaaataacaactcattgttcatggtcaggaaacataaccatctttgattaacgagctagtcaagtagaggcatactagtgacactctggttgtctatgtattcacacatgtattatgtttccggttaatacaattctagcatgaataataaacattcatcatgaaataaggaaataaataataactttattattgcctctagggcatatttccttcacctcactgtgtaggcaatccgcactggcgaatttctaactcctcagtcagaacaaaatcctcagcgaccagaagaacttcgtctctgtcactgatgtaattgactgaactgtatgagatttccaaaggcttcactcgaagggattggtaggtgtaggattttgagttgagcatcacatggaaaattttccttagtatttcctcgaccccctttaacagtacggtgtttcctatgactcaagaaagagaaaaatgaaactacgaaaacaaaagtcttcacgcttcatgttcctcaa
Above is a window of Triticum dicoccoides isolate Atlit2015 ecotype Zavitan chromosome 5B, WEW_v2.0, whole genome shotgun sequence DNA encoding:
- the LOC119311404 gene encoding uncharacterized protein LOC119311404, which codes for MAMRPPAPVDDAMRAVFTRLPADDPRSLVRAAAVCRSWRAILSDPGFAHGYRALHGAPPMLGFLHNEYRRGNRFVPTSTFRRRASQDRPDCQVLDSRHGLVLLYAPAYDPPLEARDLVTGDWWDIDDDPKCRDIMHWPGDGPDDFFSGTGMRCNATVLCAKDRCDHLDCHGGPFLVALVGSVEEGGIALATVYSSETRQWSHMISVQSPGLRIDDGGHTAVVGDMVYVPSYECDSVVEFNIREQQLSVINVPESLGQGFLYLIGVEDGMLLFASVLKPRLYLLSMEAGPRGAAAWARRRVVELEPLLPRRALLDMSSSDVWTVGFAEGVRVIFLRTPAGCYAVELNSGRANKVGEFSIEKVMPYARFCTGGTYRLVNKVHDEQGIEKVITPMAMPLSPPALVDDAMRAVFMRLLADDPRSLIRAAAVCRGWRAILSDPGFARGYRALHGAPPMLGFLHNEYRRGNRFVSTSTFRRPASHDHRDCHVLDSRHGLTLLYAPGYHAPFDVCDLVTDNWREIDDDPKCHDIMHWPGDDPDDYYNGSIHCNATVFCAIDRCDHLDCHGGPFLVALVGSADEGSITLATVYSSETRQWSDMISVQTPGLQIDTGGRTAVVGNNKVYVPNYEGDSVVEYSIREQQLSVIKAPEILDQGYLDLLGVEDGMLLFASVRKPRLYLWSMEAGPRGAAAWARRRVVELEPLLPPRALLDMSSSDVWTVGFAEGVRVIFLRTPAGLYAVELNSGRANKMGEFSIEKVMPYTRFCIGAWGRLPGSDEAPHAVAGGTMM